Proteins encoded together in one Chryseobacterium taklimakanense window:
- the deoD gene encoding purine-nucleoside phosphorylase, translated as MSVHISAKKEEIAKTVLQPGDPLRAKFIADHYLTDAKLVSTTRNIFYYTGLYKGQEITVGASGMGVPSIGIYSYELYTEYEVENIVRIGTCGAYTPELKLFDILNVENAASESTYAKFAWEIDEEIISNQGNLFDVISHTAKELSLKTIPTNIHTSDIFYRKSAEVPQIATKYSCLAVEMEAFALFANAQFLGKNAATILTVSDIIPTREQISADERERALRTMMELALESALRF; from the coding sequence ATGAGCGTTCACATCAGTGCCAAGAAAGAGGAAATCGCCAAAACAGTACTTCAGCCGGGAGATCCTTTGAGAGCAAAATTCATAGCAGATCATTACCTTACTGATGCAAAACTAGTAAGCACGACCAGGAATATTTTTTACTATACAGGTCTGTACAAAGGACAGGAAATCACCGTGGGCGCCAGCGGAATGGGCGTTCCGAGTATTGGCATCTACTCTTATGAACTTTATACTGAATATGAAGTTGAAAATATAGTAAGAATCGGCACCTGCGGTGCTTATACGCCGGAGCTAAAACTGTTTGATATTCTTAATGTTGAAAATGCTGCCAGTGAAAGTACTTACGCTAAATTCGCCTGGGAGATTGATGAGGAAATCATCTCAAACCAGGGCAATCTGTTTGACGTCATCAGTCATACCGCGAAAGAATTAAGTTTAAAAACAATTCCAACAAATATTCACACCAGCGATATTTTTTACAGAAAAAGTGCTGAGGTGCCGCAAATTGCCACAAAATACAGCTGCCTTGCGGTGGAAATGGAAGCTTTCGCTTTGTTTGCCAATGCCCAGTTCCTTGGGAAAAATGCGGCCACAATACTTACAGTTTCTGATATTATCCCAACGCGTGAACAAATTTCTGCCGATGAAAGGGAACGTGCGCTGAGAACAATGATGGAACTCGCCCTGGAATCTGCACTGAGGTTTTAA
- a CDS encoding DUF4292 domain-containing protein, with product MKKYILAAFSSLLLLSCKTQPSVEKKPVDVKAPVSSSAFISTVTKKSGFNQVKINSKVDVQTGNFIPTIDATIYIENGNKVWMNMTAVLFNVARGIATPSGIKGYEKWNKTYIESDFTYLNNLLNVNFLNYNSFQNLLTGKTFVPVNEQDFVLNKNMQGYALNSSKNQKVTVNGKTTEYKINLDYASNFDLNKVLLQEINSSNSLEVQYSNWNVFGTERFPQNVKIIIKGEKNGQVLIENTKFDFSTIQTPYSVPSGYTKVNIR from the coding sequence ATGAAAAAATATATTTTAGCAGCCTTCTCATCTTTGTTGCTACTGTCGTGCAAAACTCAGCCATCAGTTGAAAAAAAACCTGTGGATGTGAAAGCTCCGGTTTCCAGTTCTGCGTTCATCAGCACGGTGACCAAAAAATCCGGATTTAATCAGGTGAAAATTAACAGTAAAGTTGATGTGCAGACCGGAAATTTTATTCCAACCATCGATGCTACCATTTACATTGAAAATGGCAACAAAGTATGGATGAACATGACGGCAGTTTTGTTCAATGTCGCGCGCGGAATCGCCACACCATCCGGAATTAAGGGGTATGAAAAATGGAACAAGACTTATATTGAATCTGATTTTACTTACCTGAACAATCTTTTAAACGTCAATTTCCTGAACTACAATTCGTTCCAGAATTTACTTACGGGAAAAACTTTTGTTCCTGTTAATGAGCAAGATTTTGTCCTGAACAAAAATATGCAGGGATATGCGCTCAACTCATCAAAAAATCAAAAGGTTACTGTAAACGGCAAAACGACGGAATATAAAATTAATTTGGATTACGCTTCCAATTTCGATTTAAATAAAGTATTATTGCAGGAAATTAACAGCAGTAACAGCCTTGAAGTCCAGTATTCTAACTGGAATGTGTTTGGAACAGAGCGTTTCCCTCAAAATGTTAAAATAATTATAAAAGGAGAAAAAAACGGACAGGTGTTGATTGAAAATACGAAATTTGATTTCTCAACCATTCAGACACCGTATTCAGTTCCAAGCGGTTATACTAAAGTAAATATTAGATGA
- a CDS encoding murein hydrolase activator EnvC family protein, which translates to MTEKRVYLFLAIVTFCLSFGQTKTQLQQQNNELKKQIATINANLAKTKNEAKLSVAYLAEVQKKIALREKVYNNTQKEKKLIEDDIYLKQLEINRQKKELALLRKNYANVLVKAYKNKGVQNKVTFILSSGNLGEAIRRVQYLKSYSDYQDRKAAEIMGVATKIQKNIASRQKSVNDKNNILVSQKKELTAIDAERKQREILLANFKKNEAQLTTELQQKQTESRNLEAKIRAIIAEEILIAKAKEEAERKEREEKERIARIAAEKEKARIEAENRARIAAAAEAKRKADEEARKLKEIADRKAAEEAERARLAAAAEAKRLEDAKNAAEAERAEARRIAAAKDAAEAAARAKAAADKAAAARAAEADLAKRNEDAKKAAEARTMTDFGVGATSAGNFAANRGNLAMPVYGTITHRFGRQPHPVFKNIVEENTGIKIAVARGTVAKCVYPGEVTRVFVDGGTKTVVVRHGSYFTIYSNLESTSVSPNQKVSAGTPVGSVGADFDGSYTLDFQIWNGTTPVDPLGWLR; encoded by the coding sequence ATGACAGAAAAGAGAGTTTATTTATTTTTAGCAATTGTAACTTTTTGCTTAAGCTTTGGGCAGACCAAAACCCAGCTCCAGCAGCAAAACAACGAACTCAAAAAACAAATAGCCACCATCAATGCCAATTTAGCCAAGACAAAAAATGAGGCTAAACTTTCTGTAGCTTACCTGGCCGAGGTACAAAAGAAAATCGCCCTTCGCGAAAAGGTTTACAACAATACCCAAAAGGAAAAGAAACTTATTGAGGACGACATTTACCTGAAGCAGCTCGAAATCAACCGTCAGAAAAAGGAGCTTGCCCTGCTCAGGAAAAATTACGCGAATGTTTTGGTAAAAGCCTACAAAAATAAAGGCGTCCAGAACAAGGTAACTTTTATCCTCTCCTCAGGAAATCTGGGTGAAGCCATCCGAAGAGTTCAGTATCTGAAAAGCTATTCTGATTATCAGGACAGAAAGGCTGCTGAAATCATGGGTGTTGCCACAAAAATTCAAAAAAACATCGCTTCCCGGCAAAAATCGGTTAATGATAAAAACAATATCCTCGTTTCCCAGAAAAAAGAATTAACGGCGATAGATGCTGAGCGCAAACAAAGGGAAATTCTCCTGGCTAATTTCAAGAAAAATGAAGCACAGCTCACTACGGAATTACAGCAGAAGCAAACGGAATCCAGAAATCTGGAAGCAAAAATCCGGGCGATTATTGCGGAAGAAATCCTTATCGCAAAAGCTAAAGAGGAAGCAGAACGAAAAGAGCGTGAAGAGAAGGAAAGAATTGCAAGAATCGCTGCAGAGAAAGAAAAAGCGAGAATAGAAGCAGAAAACCGCGCAAGAATAGCTGCAGCTGCCGAAGCGAAAAGAAAAGCCGATGAAGAGGCAAGAAAACTGAAAGAAATTGCAGACAGAAAAGCAGCCGAAGAAGCGGAACGGGCACGGCTTGCCGCGGCTGCGGAGGCTAAAAGGCTTGAAGATGCCAAAAATGCTGCCGAAGCTGAAAGAGCTGAAGCCAGAAGAATAGCCGCCGCAAAAGACGCTGCCGAGGCCGCTGCAAGAGCCAAAGCTGCTGCTGATAAGGCTGCTGCTGCACGGGCTGCCGAAGCCGACTTAGCTAAAAGAAATGAGGATGCAAAAAAAGCAGCAGAAGCTAGAACCATGACTGATTTTGGCGTAGGTGCCACCTCAGCCGGAAATTTTGCAGCCAACCGCGGGAACCTTGCGATGCCGGTGTACGGCACTATCACCCACAGATTCGGGAGACAGCCGCACCCGGTTTTTAAAAATATCGTTGAAGAAAATACCGGAATTAAAATCGCCGTAGCCCGCGGAACAGTCGCTAAATGCGTGTATCCTGGCGAAGTGACAAGAGTATTTGTAGATGGCGGTACGAAAACCGTTGTAGTGCGCCACGGAAGCTACTTTACCATTTACTCAAACCTGGAATCCACTTCAGTTTCACCAAACCAGAAAGTCTCTGCCGGAACGCCGGTTGGCTCTGTGGGCGCAGATTTCGACGGATCATACACGCTTGATTTTCAGATTTGGAACGGCACCACGCCAGTGGATCCTTTAGGTTGGTTGAGATAA
- a CDS encoding twin-arginine translocase TatA/TatE family subunit, protein MGPFGFKEILIIALIIIVLFGAKRIPELFRGVGSGIKEFKDAVKDDEKPKEHHKDNSAN, encoded by the coding sequence ATGGGACCATTCGGATTTAAAGAAATATTGATAATAGCCCTTATCATCATCGTACTATTCGGGGCAAAGAGAATTCCTGAACTTTTCAGAGGCGTAGGGTCTGGGATCAAGGAATTCAAAGACGCTGTAAAAGACGACGAAAAACCAAAAGAGCATCATAAGGACAACAGCGCAAACTAG
- the ribA gene encoding GTP cyclohydrolase II, translating to MIKKQAESNVPTDFGIFKMIAYSEDETNWMPHIALISPKTDFSKPVNVRFHSECITGEVFHSRKCECGQQLDYAMSYINDHGGIIIYLRQEGRNIGIINKLRAYALQEKGLDTVQANLQLGLPADDRDFSVAIEILKDLGVKEVNLLTNNPDKMKYVEESGIILNSRIPLQIEATDESRDYLKVKKTYFGHLLNSNQENS from the coding sequence ATGATTAAAAAACAAGCGGAATCTAATGTTCCGACCGATTTTGGCATCTTCAAAATGATCGCCTATTCTGAGGATGAAACCAACTGGATGCCGCATATCGCGCTAATTTCCCCAAAAACAGATTTCTCAAAACCTGTCAATGTCCGTTTTCATTCAGAATGTATTACCGGTGAAGTGTTCCATTCCAGAAAATGCGAGTGTGGGCAGCAACTGGATTACGCGATGAGCTACATCAACGATCATGGCGGTATCATCATTTATTTGCGGCAGGAAGGCCGCAACATCGGCATCATTAATAAACTCCGGGCGTATGCTCTGCAGGAGAAAGGTCTGGATACGGTACAGGCTAATTTGCAGCTGGGTTTACCGGCAGATGACCGTGATTTTTCTGTAGCGATTGAAATTTTAAAAGATCTGGGCGTGAAGGAAGTTAATCTTCTTACCAATAACCCGGATAAAATGAAATACGTTGAGGAGAGCGGGATCATCCTGAATTCCAGAATTCCTCTGCAGATCGAAGCTACGGATGAAAGCCGCGATTATCTAAAAGTTAAGAAAACGTACTTTGGTCACCTTTTAAATTCAAATCAGGAAAATTCTTAA
- a CDS encoding DUF4254 domain-containing protein — MSFTELAWSIFNKSISDYHITDHVDAAEPNPYENASLERLLYAKNWIDTVQWHLEDIIRDENIDPSEALQLKRRIDKSNQQRTDLVEFIDSWFHQRYSSITPNAAATINTETPAWAVDRLSILALKVYHMNLEANRESASEEHRSNCQSKLNVLLEQKEDLCNAIDQLLDDIENGNVKMKVYKQMKMYNDENLNPILYHKMRK; from the coding sequence ATGTCCTTTACAGAGCTTGCCTGGTCGATTTTCAACAAATCAATCAGCGATTACCATATCACCGATCATGTAGATGCTGCCGAACCAAACCCGTACGAAAATGCGAGTTTGGAACGGCTTTTGTATGCAAAGAACTGGATTGATACCGTTCAGTGGCATTTGGAGGATATTATCAGAGATGAAAATATTGACCCTTCCGAAGCATTACAACTAAAGAGAAGAATTGATAAATCAAACCAGCAGCGTACAGATTTAGTAGAATTTATTGACAGCTGGTTTCACCAGAGATACAGCAGTATTACACCTAATGCTGCAGCTACGATCAATACTGAAACTCCGGCGTGGGCTGTGGACAGGCTTTCGATACTGGCACTTAAAGTTTACCACATGAATCTGGAAGCCAACCGTGAATCTGCTTCCGAAGAACACAGGTCAAACTGCCAGAGCAAGCTGAATGTCCTGCTGGAACAGAAAGAAGATCTCTGCAACGCCATAGATCAGCTCCTCGATGATATTGAGAACGGTAACGTTAAGATGAAAGTGTACAAGCAAATGAAGATGTATAATGATGAAAATCTTAACCCGATCCTTTATCATAAGATGAGAAAGTAA